The window CTGCTTATGCCAAGTTATCTGAATGTTGCAGGTGATCCACACAAGCGACCACTTCTGCGCCCACTTCGGGTTTCAGAGATCAACCCGTGAGTGCAGTGCCAGACTACATGTACTTTGATCCTGAAACATTGACAAGTTGATGACAATCGATTCATGTTTTTTTACACGATTGCAGCATATATGCCACATGTAAGCCTCTTGTATGGGGATCTAACAGACGAAGAGAAGGAAGCAGCAAGGAAGAAAGTAGAGGAAATGGACAGTGAAATTTCTGGACTGCAGTTCGAGATCTCCGAGCTCGCACTTTATCGAACCGACACCGAGGATAAAAGCTTGGAGTCCTGGGAACTGGTGGAGGTATGCCACCTTGGGAAGAAGTGATCGGTTCCTCCCGATGATATGCTTCTGCTGTAAGTTGTGACTGCTCTTGGGGTCTTGTAATATTATGTTTTCACCTTTAAGTGTTTGATGTAATGATGTGAATGTCTAGCACCCCTGTTGCTTTGAATAAGGAATAACGTGAACATTGGACCTACCTTGGGGCTTACCTTGCCACTTGTGGGTTTTAATACAAAGTTGACCAATATTGCCTTTCGTCTAAAATATATCTTGGGATTTCTTTCAAAAATAACTTTGATGATTTACAGTGTGTTGATTTATTCAATAGAACTTGTTGAAATGCAAAGCAGGTGCTCAGAACTATAAACTAGTTGAGCTTAACTAACATTGTAAAAGCCTGAGTTTATCTTTTGTATTCCCTCAAGAATACTTTCCATGATCAGATGATTAACTAATGACTGAGATATATCCCATCAAGCTCATCATAGCTGAAGACGCATATAATGCTGCATATTTAGGTGACACAAGACATTCTATGTACTGCACATTATTTGTGATGCAGCACTACAGTACCGCATACAATGGTCAGTACTCTGTACTATCTAGTCCCTACTCCCCTTGAGAACTTTCTGGCCTAAACCTTCTTCCGCCTGATCCACCTTCCCTTTGACAGTTGAAATATGAGGCAGCCACAATGTTGAGGTGGTGCTGTCGTGCAAAGTTCCTGCAGCTGAAGTTGTGTCGCACATCTGGTGCAAAAACTGTACCCCTGCCTAGTTGCTGGAACAGCACAAATACCATCCGGTGGATACCAGATCTTGGTTCTGGCCTTTCATAAACTAAAAGCTCTTGGCCTGCAAGAGCACCAGTTAAGAATTTAAAGAGTAATTCAACTTGGTGGAAACATACCAATCTAGTCATTTATCTGCAACGTAGTCTACTTTGTTTGTTCTAGGTAATTCTAATATAATCTTCATGTATAGGGGTAACCTTTGTTCTGCTGTATATGTTAGTTGCTAGCACAATATATCATAAAAGTCTTCAAAACCAGTATAAGATTGAATGATATTAATTGATTGCATGGATTTTGTGTTTGTACATGTGGAAATAAAGTATAAATAGTAGATTGAAAAAGGAAATTCTTAAGTATACCACTGTTTTAAGAGTTCTTGCTTCTTTAGGCTGTACAGTGGCCTTGTCTTAATGTTTTCCATTTCATTTGCAAAACATACTAATGTCATTTTACGCTGTTTATTGTTATTCTTTGTCATGGTTCAAGATGTCTTGGTGTTAACGATGGGCTATATTGGAATTAACTTGTATCGAGTCGTTTGAGGGAAAGAACTTAACATGGCCTGATTTCTGCGTCCACAAAATTCAGCTAAAACAAAAAATCACATTGAACAAATTGTTATGCATGGCATCATACCGAAGCTGGCACCAGTTGTTCCAGGGATGTCTGACACCATCCTACACAGGAGTGGAGATATATCATAATTAGAGAAAATTAAGTATGGAACATACATCTAAAGTTTCATGGCAGAAAACAGATGGGTCGAGGGTTTGGAATCGTATTGGTGAGAATAAGAACATGTTTGCATTTGATTTACCAGTGCAAGTACTCCCTTAGTGATGGGTGACTTGGGCTTGGGGCGTCTGGATCCACCAATATCTTTTGAAGTCAAAGACAAACTCAAACCAGTTAACATATGATTCGTTTGAGTTTGCTAGGAGTAAATTAATCATCTATGAGACCTTTTCCTTCTATGGAATTCCTTCACAATTATACTAACAACCCACGTAAAAGAGTGAAATAACCAAAGTATTTGCATATATTGTCCACTACTAGAGTTAGAAGCTTACCAGGGTGTAGAGAACTCTCATGTCACTGCCACCGATATCAACTCGCGGCTTGCTTACAATTGCAGATGGTCTTAGCTCAGCACCTGCCAGAACTAGCCTATTGTTGTAGGCTATCCTGAGTGGAACAGTTGATGTAAATGGATCAAGCACATCTTGTATAACATGCACAACCAATGGATCCGCTGCCGACATATACTAGAGGAGGACTACCAATTAACAGCCTTAGCCTTGTCTGTTATTGTGATAACCTAGCTCTCTACAGACCTGAAACCAGTTGTGTCTATGCAGGAACTACTTGCACGAACTACTTGTATTGCGCGATGAGGGTTGTCTTATTCACCTTTCAAAAGTTTTGATACTAGCGTCATGTCGTGCGTCACCTGTATACTCGTTACATCATTGATATTTGTCGATTAGATCCTGAACTTTATGGAGTAGTCGGGCCGTAGATATTTCGACATGCATGCTTAAGCCATCCGATTATTACCATGGCTGTGGTATACTGGAACAAACTTGTGAATTGTGGGCGATAGTTAGCGCATTCCTTCGGTCACAACCTCTTTGGAGATAATAGGTACCATATTTCTGAACCTAACAATGTAGTGACGCTGAACATGTAGATGTACTTAACGTTCTTAGGTTTTTCATTTCAACTGCATGCTTAGTGGTATTAAGTACTTCCCCTTGTACTTTTTTGAGATATCTGCTGATATTGTTTTATTGTTGGCATGTAATGCATTTGCATAGCATTAAAAGATTTGTTTCCCTTCTGAAAACTCATACTCCTTATAGCCTAGGGTCATTATTTTATTCAAATTCAGGGATTACATAAAATGGGCTAGCAGGAATGGAACACATATGCTTGCAACCCACTTAATTGCACTCAGGACAGGAGCCTGGTGACATTACTGTTGTTTCCAAAGTGAACTTTTTCTACTGTGACCTGCCAAGTTGCAGCGATACTCTATGTTGGAACAGAGCCATCACTCTTCTGTTTATCACCGAAAAAGTGAGCTGCATGCATCTTCTTGAAGCCATTGTTATGTTCTGTGCAACTTTTAGCAAAGATCTAAGGTAGTTTGTCTAGAGTAGCACTAGCTTAATCATTGCATCTCTTCACTTTGTTGCTGATGTTGCTTATTTAAGGTAGTTTGCTTTTGTTGTTGGCTTTATTTTTAACCGTGCCTTAAAAATAGTTATCCAGCGCAGCAGGCCATCATGTATTGTAGTATTTCTTTTGCCAGTTTTCTACAATACAATTCTGTTATATTCTTTTTCTAGTGGAACCATTCAGTTTTATTCGATAGGCTCGCCTATCCATACATAAGGATGCAAGTTTGGGCTGATTGGGCCAACCCAACAACTCATCTAGCTATTTGCTATGTGCACAAAGTAAACTATTGGTTAGGTACCTGCAGAAGTATCAGCTAAGTAGAAGTATACCATTAGTTAGATAAAACAGCCCGCGGGTTCGTCCACTTGCATCCCTACAGGACTGTAGCACAATTTCTGAACTACCTGCGGGTATTATTTATATGGCATATGGAAAGTTTTGTAGAAAATTTACAAAGTTGACTGTTATGTGTATTCATTTGATGATAAGGATTCTATTTACTGCCCTGCGATAGCAAAGTAGAATCCACTTACTGCTCTGCGATAACAAAATATAATCCACTTGTTCCTTCTTCACATGGGTGGGGGTGGGGGTAAATATGAATATATACCTTGTTTACCTCAGGCTGTCCTCCATATCACCTAGTGACACCGAAGAGACATCACGTTACATGCTAGAAAAACATatagggcttctttgattcaaaggaattTTATAGGCTCTTTGGGGGATTTTCTTCTGTAGGAAAAAAATCTACAATTTTTGCTTGATTCGCAGGATTgaaatcct is drawn from Aegilops tauschii subsp. strangulata cultivar AL8/78 chromosome 1, Aet v6.0, whole genome shotgun sequence and contains these coding sequences:
- the LOC109747250 gene encoding protein VERNALIZATION 3-like, coding for MSAADPLVVHVIQDVLDPFTSTVPLRIAYNNRLVLAGAELRPSAIVSKPRVDIGGSDMRVLYTLILVDPDAPSPSHPSLREYLHWMVSDIPGTTGASFGQELLVYERPEPRSGIHRMVFVLFQQLGRGTVFAPDVRHNFSCRNFARQHHLNIVAASYFNCQREGGSGGRRFRPESSQGE